One genomic window of Luteitalea pratensis includes the following:
- a CDS encoding RDD family protein, with the protein MRCPKCSYLSYDDVQRCRNCGYDFSLATAPREVEPTVAIDPTHEPRAWEPSRRRRPGVMDAMPPAEGGPLDLPLFEDSPAPEPPPVMIPPAGPPLSVRRKVDITRPPARVDVPADVTDSRATSAAFEWSEEPTTPDMAAIVPEPAPPVAEVSDPIGPRLKAGIIDAFVLGSINLLVFWLTLRVAGVSLDEWRLLPVVPLAGFVFLLDTAYLVTFTAASGQTIGKMLSGVRVVYGDHGRVPFGHAVLRSVALLLCAIPAGLGLLPVFMDPERRGAHDRLAGTRVVPAA; encoded by the coding sequence ATGCGGTGTCCCAAGTGCAGTTACCTCAGTTATGACGACGTGCAGCGCTGTCGCAATTGCGGCTACGACTTCTCGCTTGCCACCGCGCCGCGCGAAGTGGAACCCACTGTCGCGATCGACCCGACGCACGAGCCGCGCGCGTGGGAACCCTCACGCCGGCGTCGACCGGGGGTGATGGACGCGATGCCGCCCGCCGAGGGCGGCCCGCTCGACCTGCCTCTCTTCGAGGACTCACCGGCGCCCGAGCCTCCGCCGGTGATGATTCCGCCCGCGGGACCGCCGCTGTCGGTGCGTCGCAAGGTCGACATCACGCGGCCGCCGGCCCGTGTCGACGTGCCTGCCGACGTCACGGACTCTCGAGCGACGTCAGCGGCCTTCGAATGGTCCGAGGAGCCGACCACGCCGGACATGGCAGCGATCGTGCCCGAGCCCGCGCCCCCGGTCGCCGAGGTCTCCGATCCGATCGGCCCGCGGCTGAAGGCGGGCATCATCGACGCGTTCGTCCTCGGCAGCATCAATCTGCTGGTGTTCTGGCTCACGCTGCGTGTCGCTGGTGTCTCGCTGGACGAGTGGCGGCTGTTGCCGGTGGTACCGCTGGCCGGCTTCGTGTTCCTGCTCGACACGGCGTACCTGGTGACCTTCACCGCCGCATCCGGGCAGACGATCGGCAAGATGTTGAGCGGGGTCCGCGTCGTCTACGGCGATCACGGCCGCGTGCCGTTCGGACACGCGGTGTTACGGAGCGTCGCGCTCCTGCTTTGCGCCATTCCCGCCGGACTCGGGTTGCTGCCCGTGTTCATGGACCCCGAGCGCCGTGGCGCGCACGACCGCCTGGCAGGCACCCGAGTCGTGCCCGCTGCCTGA
- a CDS encoding phosphatidylglycerophosphatase A — protein sequence MNARLSVAVATALGVGYVPFAPGTFGSLAGLVVFAAVRATGQPAVEVAAIVAVFFAGVWAATAAEAHFGHIDPGPVVIDEVLGMLVTLALLPVSVTGAFVGFVLFRIFDVIKPPPCNRLEALPGGWGVMCDDLMAALYAYACVRLLAWVAPAWMLA from the coding sequence GTGAATGCTCGTCTGTCGGTGGCCGTGGCCACGGCCCTCGGTGTCGGCTACGTGCCGTTCGCCCCCGGCACGTTCGGCTCGCTCGCGGGCCTGGTGGTGTTTGCCGCCGTTCGCGCGACCGGGCAGCCGGCTGTGGAGGTCGCCGCCATCGTCGCTGTCTTCTTCGCGGGCGTGTGGGCGGCGACGGCTGCGGAGGCGCACTTCGGCCACATCGATCCCGGTCCCGTCGTGATCGACGAGGTGCTCGGCATGCTGGTGACGCTGGCATTGCTGCCGGTGTCGGTCACCGGGGCCTTCGTCGGGTTCGTGCTGTTCCGCATCTTCGACGTGATCAAGCCACCTCCCTGCAATCGTCTCGAGGCATTACCGGGTGGATGGGGCGTGATGTGCGACGACCTCATGGCCGCCCTGTACGCGTACGCCTGCGTGCGGTTGCTGGCGTGGGTGGCGCCGGCATGGATGCTCGCGTGA